One Amycolatopsis thermophila DNA segment encodes these proteins:
- a CDS encoding alkaline phosphatase family protein encodes MELPTLSGEGHLAEVVPSVLATLGVPGCVNTLDLPESAAACVLLIDGLGAGLLRDHAGDAPVLAELAKGTLTVGCPSTTVAGLAAIGTGLASGEHGMAGYTFEVPGCGVLNALTWRRHPDRAELDLDPREVQPLPTTFERATAAGVEAVVVAEAKFAKSPLTKAVQRGGIYRGVHAMGDVAAETLRALESSRGFCYSYHGQLDELGHRYGPGSAAWVMQLRQVDRLVESIVDGLPAGRVLAVVADHGMVALAGNVIDIDATPALRSGVRALGGDPRVRHVYTEAGAEDDVLAAWRSTLGERAWVARRDEAIAAGWFGPRVSDRVRPRFGDVVAAAREDFGMLRRTAEPVESALIGQHGSLTPAEQLVPLAIAIG; translated from the coding sequence GTGGAGCTGCCAACGCTGTCCGGCGAGGGGCACCTCGCCGAGGTGGTGCCGTCCGTGCTCGCGACGCTGGGCGTCCCCGGCTGCGTGAACACGCTGGACCTGCCGGAGTCCGCGGCGGCCTGCGTGCTGCTGATCGACGGGCTGGGAGCCGGCCTGCTGCGCGACCACGCCGGCGACGCGCCCGTGCTGGCCGAGCTCGCGAAGGGGACGCTCACCGTCGGGTGCCCGTCGACGACGGTCGCCGGCCTGGCCGCGATCGGGACCGGGCTGGCGTCCGGGGAGCACGGCATGGCCGGGTACACGTTCGAGGTGCCGGGCTGCGGGGTGCTCAACGCGCTGACCTGGCGGCGCCATCCCGACCGCGCCGAGCTGGACCTGGACCCACGCGAGGTGCAGCCGCTGCCGACGACCTTCGAGCGGGCCACGGCGGCCGGTGTCGAGGCGGTGGTGGTGGCCGAGGCCAAGTTCGCGAAGTCGCCGCTGACGAAGGCCGTGCAGCGGGGCGGCATCTACCGCGGTGTCCACGCGATGGGGGACGTGGCCGCGGAAACGTTGCGCGCGCTGGAGTCGTCGCGCGGGTTCTGCTACTCCTACCACGGTCAGCTCGACGAGCTCGGCCACCGCTACGGGCCGGGATCTGCGGCGTGGGTCATGCAGCTGCGGCAGGTCGACCGGCTCGTGGAGTCCATCGTGGACGGTCTGCCCGCCGGGCGGGTGTTGGCCGTGGTGGCCGACCACGGCATGGTCGCGCTGGCCGGCAACGTGATCGACATCGACGCGACGCCCGCGCTGCGGTCGGGCGTGCGCGCATTGGGCGGCGACCCGCGGGTGCGCCACGTCTACACGGAGGCCGGCGCGGAGGACGACGTGCTGGCCGCGTGGCGGTCGACGCTGGGGGAGCGGGCCTGGGTGGCGCGCCGCGACGAGGCGATCGCGGCGGGCTGGTTCGGGCCGCGGGTGAGCGACCGGGTGCGCCCGCGGTTCGGCGACGTGGTCGCGGCCGCCCGCGAGGACTTCGGCATGCTGCGACGCACTGCCGAGCCGGTGGAGTCGGCCCTGATCGGCCAACACGGCTCCCTGACGCCCGCCGAGCAACTCGTCCCGCTGGCGATCGCCATCGGCTGA
- a CDS encoding FmdB family zinc ribbon protein translates to MPTYAYRCRECTGTFEVNRPMSESSAPATCPEGHTDTVKLLTTVALTGSAAGAPAGGGCCGGACGCGH, encoded by the coding sequence ATGCCGACCTACGCCTACCGCTGTCGCGAATGCACCGGCACCTTCGAGGTGAACCGGCCGATGAGCGAGTCGAGCGCGCCCGCGACCTGCCCGGAGGGGCACACGGACACGGTCAAGCTGCTCACCACCGTCGCGCTGACCGGCTCGGCCGCCGGCGCACCGGCGGGCGGTGGCTGCTGCGGCGGGGCCTGCGGCTGCGGTCACTGA
- the dhaM gene encoding dihydroxyacetone kinase phosphoryl donor subunit DhaM → MSVGLVLVSHSAKLAEGLAEVAGQMAPDVTIVPAGGLPDGGVGTDYDSVVAAVQRADSGSGVVLLYDLGSAQMTAELAVESLADPEAAVVVDAPLVEGTVAAAVAAQGGGDRAAVLEAAAAAGAPADLGPSTAEPATDSVELTLTNEVGLHARPAAVLARSLAGLEAEVTVRLGDQEADAHSVLALMALGARKGDRIEVRAGGAQAAEALRVVQELVQDNFGEPA, encoded by the coding sequence ATGAGCGTCGGCCTGGTCCTGGTGTCGCACAGCGCCAAGCTCGCCGAGGGGCTCGCCGAGGTCGCCGGCCAGATGGCGCCGGACGTCACGATCGTGCCGGCGGGCGGGTTGCCCGACGGCGGGGTCGGCACGGACTACGACTCGGTCGTCGCCGCCGTCCAGCGGGCCGACTCCGGCTCGGGCGTCGTGCTGCTCTACGACCTGGGCAGCGCGCAGATGACGGCCGAGCTCGCGGTGGAGTCGCTGGCCGATCCGGAGGCGGCCGTCGTGGTCGACGCGCCACTGGTGGAGGGCACGGTCGCCGCGGCCGTGGCCGCCCAGGGCGGTGGCGACCGCGCCGCCGTGCTGGAGGCCGCGGCCGCCGCGGGTGCCCCGGCCGATCTTGGTCCGTCGACCGCCGAACCGGCCACGGACAGCGTCGAGCTGACCCTGACCAACGAGGTGGGCCTGCACGCCCGGCCCGCGGCGGTGCTGGCGCGCAGCCTGGCCGGCCTGGAGGCCGAGGTGACCGTCCGGCTCGGGGACCAGGAGGCCGACGCGCACAGCGTGCTGGCGCTCATGGCGCTCGGCGCGCGCAAGGGCGACCGGATCGAGGTGCGCGCGGGCGGTGCCCAGGCGGCCGAAGCGCTGCGCGTGGTGCAGGAGCTGGTGCAGGACAACTTCGGCGAACCCGCCTGA
- the dhaL gene encoding dihydroxyacetone kinase subunit DhaL: protein MGCTPEGVANALRGAAAAIAEHRTELIELDRAIGDGDHGENMNRGFQAIVAALDGGVPDTPGAVLKLAATTLISKVGGAAGPLYGTAFLRASTVVANQPELGAAEVVAALRAGLEGVQARGKAVEGDKTMVDALLPAVAAAEKAGGSDVAAVLSAAAEGATSGAGSTVDLVARKGRASYLGERSAGHLDPGARSTALLLEAFAKAAR, encoded by the coding sequence ATGGGATGCACGCCGGAGGGCGTCGCGAACGCGTTGCGGGGCGCCGCGGCCGCGATCGCCGAGCACCGCACCGAGCTGATCGAACTCGACCGGGCGATCGGCGACGGTGACCACGGCGAGAACATGAACCGCGGCTTCCAGGCCATCGTGGCCGCGTTGGACGGTGGTGTGCCGGACACACCCGGCGCGGTGCTGAAGCTGGCCGCGACCACCCTCATCTCGAAGGTCGGTGGCGCGGCGGGACCGTTGTACGGCACGGCTTTCCTGCGTGCTTCGACGGTGGTCGCCAACCAGCCGGAGCTCGGCGCGGCGGAGGTCGTCGCCGCGCTGCGAGCCGGGCTGGAAGGTGTGCAGGCGCGCGGGAAGGCGGTCGAGGGCGACAAGACGATGGTCGACGCGCTGCTGCCCGCGGTCGCGGCGGCGGAGAAGGCCGGCGGCTCGGATGTGGCGGCGGTGCTGTCCGCGGCCGCGGAGGGAGCCACGAGCGGAGCGGGGTCCACTGTGGACCTGGTGGCCCGGAAGGGACGGGCGTCCTACCTCGGTGAGCGCAGCGCGGGTCACCTCGACCCGGGCGCGCGGTCGACGGCGCTGCTGCTCGAGGCGTTCGCGAAGGCAGCCCGATGA
- the dhaK gene encoding dihydroxyacetone kinase subunit DhaK: protein MKKIINDPADVVTESLRGLAAAHADVLRVQEDPNVVVRADAPVAGKVAVISGGGSGHEPLHGGFVGVGMLDAAVPGAVFTSPTPDAVQAAIQATTGEAGALLIVKNYTGDVLNFETAGELAAAEDLDVRSVVIDDDVAVADSTYTAGRRGVGGTVLLEKLTGAAAERGDSLDAVEALARKVIGQVRSIGVALTAPTVPHVGEPSFDLGADEIEFGIGIHGEPGRERIKAEPADELVARMVGAIVEDLPFERGDRVLLFTNSMGGTPLVELYLAHGIAERLLADRGIMVERRLVGPYITSLEMQGMSLTLLRLDDELTELWDAPVNTAALRWKA, encoded by the coding sequence ATGAAGAAGATCATCAACGATCCGGCCGACGTCGTCACCGAGTCGCTGCGCGGGCTGGCGGCCGCGCACGCGGACGTCCTGCGGGTGCAGGAGGACCCGAACGTGGTCGTCCGCGCCGACGCGCCCGTGGCCGGGAAGGTCGCGGTCATCTCCGGCGGCGGCTCCGGTCACGAACCGCTCCACGGCGGTTTCGTCGGCGTGGGCATGCTGGACGCGGCCGTGCCCGGCGCGGTGTTCACCTCGCCCACCCCGGACGCCGTGCAGGCCGCGATCCAGGCGACCACCGGGGAGGCCGGTGCGCTGCTGATCGTCAAGAACTACACCGGTGACGTGCTGAACTTCGAAACCGCGGGTGAGCTGGCCGCGGCCGAGGACCTCGACGTGCGCAGCGTGGTGATCGACGACGACGTGGCGGTGGCGGACTCGACCTACACCGCCGGCCGCCGGGGCGTCGGTGGCACCGTGCTGCTGGAGAAGCTCACCGGGGCGGCGGCTGAGCGCGGCGACTCGCTGGACGCCGTGGAAGCGCTGGCACGCAAGGTCATCGGGCAGGTCCGTTCGATCGGCGTCGCGCTCACCGCGCCGACCGTGCCGCACGTCGGCGAGCCCAGCTTCGACCTCGGCGCCGACGAGATCGAGTTCGGCATCGGCATCCACGGCGAGCCGGGCCGGGAACGGATCAAGGCCGAGCCCGCCGACGAGCTGGTCGCGCGCATGGTCGGCGCGATCGTCGAGGACCTGCCGTTCGAGCGGGGCGACCGGGTGCTGCTGTTCACCAACTCGATGGGCGGCACCCCGCTGGTCGAGCTGTACCTGGCGCACGGCATCGCCGAGCGGCTGCTGGCCGATCGCGGCATCATGGTCGAGCGCCGGCTGGTCGGTCCCTACATCACCAGCCTGGAGATGCAGGGCATGAGCCTGACCCTGCTCAGGCTCGACGACGAGCTGACGGAACTGTGGGACGCGCCGGTGAACACCGCCGCACTGCGCTGGAAGGCCTGA
- a CDS encoding DUF3558 domain-containing protein, whose amino-acid sequence MHFVARPRRFVPVVLIALTVSACAGPDLGKQNFPRTTVTQSSRASAPDGPIDDPAVTLDAQRTVDPCAILQGGAAADVGRTVGDSLYAGGLDSCSIKVTDAGGKEVRLSLQLGDFATSLNAEEMDPVEGLPVRQYKIDEESCTVTAVTSRDPDLGISLQVTYTGGDPCGAGMTALRRVVAKMHAGPPRLNRPSNSLVAVDPCALADDAVVTEVLGRGTTKNPSGLHDCGWSGGTADADLRFTETVEPEEGEDGTAVSLAGGVTAYQKKETNAGARCTIAWTHRRTGDGEGEIVKFEYDNYHDDAAADDSCGKARRIVETILPKLPKS is encoded by the coding sequence GTGCACTTCGTCGCCCGGCCTCGCCGTTTCGTTCCCGTGGTCCTGATCGCCCTGACCGTGTCCGCGTGCGCCGGGCCGGACCTCGGCAAGCAGAACTTCCCGCGCACGACCGTGACGCAGAGCAGCCGCGCGAGCGCACCGGACGGCCCCATCGACGACCCCGCGGTGACCCTGGACGCGCAGCGCACGGTCGACCCGTGCGCGATCCTCCAGGGCGGTGCCGCCGCCGACGTGGGCCGCACGGTCGGCGACAGCCTGTACGCCGGCGGCCTGGACAGCTGCAGCATCAAGGTGACCGACGCCGGCGGCAAGGAGGTCCGGCTGAGCCTCCAGCTCGGCGACTTCGCCACGTCGCTGAACGCGGAGGAGATGGATCCGGTCGAGGGCCTGCCCGTGCGCCAGTACAAGATCGACGAGGAGAGCTGCACCGTCACCGCGGTGACCAGCCGCGACCCCGACCTGGGCATCAGCCTGCAGGTCACCTACACCGGCGGCGACCCGTGCGGTGCCGGGATGACCGCGCTGCGCCGGGTCGTTGCGAAGATGCACGCCGGGCCACCGCGGCTGAACCGGCCGTCGAACTCGCTCGTGGCGGTCGACCCGTGCGCGCTGGCCGACGACGCCGTGGTGACCGAGGTCCTGGGCCGGGGCACGACCAAGAACCCGAGCGGCCTGCACGACTGCGGCTGGTCCGGCGGCACCGCCGACGCCGACCTCCGCTTCACCGAGACCGTCGAGCCCGAGGAGGGCGAGGACGGGACGGCGGTCAGCCTGGCCGGTGGCGTCACCGCCTACCAGAAGAAGGAGACCAACGCGGGCGCCCGCTGCACGATCGCGTGGACGCACCGCCGGACCGGTGACGGCGAGGGCGAGATCGTCAAGTTCGAGTACGACAACTACCACGACGACGCCGCTGCGGACGACTCGTGCGGAAAGGCGCGGCGGATCGTCGAGACGATCCTGCCCAAGCTGCCGAAGTCCTGA
- a CDS encoding sodium:solute symporter family protein, whose amino-acid sequence MPVLAAANLRLDAHAIDYVLLAFYFVLVLGIGYLARKQVSSSIDFFLSGRSLPAWVTGLAFISANLGAIEVMGMSANGAQYGLPTAHYFWIGAIPAMLFLGIVMMPFYYGSKVRSVPEFMRRRFGTGAHLTNGISFALAQILIAGANLYLLASVVNLLLGWPIWLSIVIAAVIVLAYTALGGLSAAIYNEVLQFFVIVAALVPLTIVGLYKVGGWSGLVDKVTNGPGGAEQLSSWPGNQLTGFGSNFLSVLGLVFGLGFVLSFGYWTTNFVEVQRAMASKSMSAARRTPIIGAFPKMLVPFIVIIPGMIAAVTVTELQGANKQALIDGGSAPSGATFNNALLLLMRDLLPNGVLGVAIAGLLASFMAGMAANLSSFNTVFTYDIWQAYVKKDKPDSYYLNMGRWVTAGATILAIGTAAIASQYSNLMDYLQQLFSFFNAPLFATFILGMFWKRMTPKAAWIGLLSGTASAIVVFLLAETGVWDLPGQGASFIGAGAAFVVDIVVSVAISSVTQPRAEAELTGLVYSLTPKESRQHSTTGDDAGWYRNPGLLAGIVLVLTIALNIAF is encoded by the coding sequence GTGCCCGTGCTAGCCGCAGCGAACCTGCGACTTGATGCGCACGCGATCGACTACGTGTTGCTCGCGTTCTACTTCGTGCTGGTGCTCGGCATCGGCTACCTGGCCCGGAAACAGGTGTCGAGCAGTATCGACTTCTTCCTGTCCGGGCGATCCCTGCCGGCCTGGGTGACGGGCCTGGCGTTCATCTCCGCCAACCTCGGCGCCATCGAGGTGATGGGGATGTCGGCCAACGGCGCGCAGTACGGCCTGCCGACGGCCCACTACTTCTGGATCGGCGCCATCCCGGCGATGCTGTTCCTCGGCATCGTGATGATGCCCTTCTACTACGGGTCGAAGGTCCGCAGCGTGCCGGAGTTCATGCGGCGCCGCTTCGGCACCGGCGCCCACCTGACGAACGGCATCAGCTTCGCCCTCGCGCAGATCCTCATCGCGGGCGCGAACCTCTACCTGCTGGCCAGCGTGGTGAACCTGCTGCTCGGCTGGCCGATCTGGCTGTCGATCGTCATCGCCGCCGTCATCGTGCTCGCCTACACCGCGCTCGGTGGCCTCTCCGCCGCGATCTACAACGAGGTGCTGCAGTTCTTCGTCATCGTCGCCGCGCTGGTGCCGCTGACGATCGTCGGCCTGTACAAGGTCGGCGGCTGGAGCGGCCTGGTCGACAAGGTCACCAACGGCCCGGGCGGCGCGGAACAGCTCAGCTCCTGGCCGGGCAACCAGCTGACCGGTTTCGGCAGCAACTTCCTGTCGGTGCTGGGCCTGGTGTTCGGCCTGGGTTTCGTGCTCTCCTTCGGCTACTGGACGACGAACTTCGTCGAGGTCCAGCGCGCGATGGCGTCGAAGAGCATGTCGGCCGCGCGCCGCACGCCGATCATCGGCGCGTTCCCGAAGATGCTGGTCCCGTTCATCGTGATCATCCCCGGCATGATCGCCGCGGTCACCGTGACCGAGCTGCAGGGTGCCAACAAGCAGGCCCTGATCGACGGCGGTTCCGCACCCAGCGGCGCGACCTTCAACAACGCGTTGCTGCTGCTCATGCGCGACCTGCTGCCCAACGGCGTCCTGGGGGTCGCGATCGCCGGCCTGCTGGCCTCGTTCATGGCCGGTATGGCGGCGAACCTGAGCTCGTTCAACACGGTGTTCACGTACGACATCTGGCAGGCCTACGTCAAGAAGGACAAGCCGGACTCGTACTACCTGAACATGGGCCGGTGGGTGACCGCGGGCGCCACGATCCTGGCCATCGGGACGGCCGCCATCGCCTCCCAGTACTCCAACCTGATGGACTACCTGCAGCAGCTGTTCTCGTTCTTCAACGCGCCGCTGTTCGCCACGTTCATCCTGGGCATGTTCTGGAAGCGCATGACGCCGAAGGCGGCCTGGATCGGTCTGCTGTCCGGTACCGCGTCGGCCATCGTGGTGTTCCTGCTCGCCGAGACCGGCGTGTGGGACCTGCCCGGCCAGGGCGCGAGCTTCATCGGCGCCGGTGCGGCCTTCGTGGTCGACATCGTCGTCAGCGTCGCGATCAGCTCGGTGACGCAGCCGCGGGCGGAGGCCGAGCTGACCGGCCTGGTCTACTCGCTGACCCCGAAGGAGTCGCGTCAGCACTCCACGACCGGTGACGACGCGGGCTGGTACCGCAACCCGGGCCTGCTCGCGGGCATCGTCCTGGTCCTCACGATCGCGCTGAACATCGCCTTCTAG
- the nucS gene encoding endonuclease NucS codes for MRLVIARCQVDYAGRLTAHLPMATRLLLIKADGSVSVHSDDRAYKPLNWMSPPCWLIEDGDVWTVQNKAGEKLVITIEERIDEINHDLGAEPGLQKDGVEAHLQELLAEHITTLGDGYTLVRREYPTAIGPVDILARDADGGSVAVEIKRRGEIDGVEQLTRYLELLNRDPLLAPVQGVFAAQLIKPQARTLAEDRGIRCLTLDYDALRGTESDDLRLF; via the coding sequence GTGCGTCTCGTGATCGCTCGATGCCAAGTGGACTACGCCGGCCGGCTGACGGCCCACCTGCCGATGGCCACCCGGTTGCTGCTCATCAAGGCGGACGGGTCCGTGTCGGTGCACTCCGACGACCGGGCCTACAAGCCGCTGAACTGGATGAGCCCGCCGTGCTGGCTCATCGAGGACGGTGACGTCTGGACGGTGCAGAACAAGGCCGGCGAGAAGCTCGTCATCACCATCGAGGAGCGGATCGACGAGATCAACCACGACCTCGGCGCCGAGCCGGGCCTGCAGAAGGACGGCGTCGAGGCCCACCTGCAGGAGCTGCTCGCCGAGCACATCACCACCCTCGGCGACGGCTACACCCTGGTCCGCCGCGAGTACCCGACCGCGATCGGACCGGTGGACATCCTCGCCCGCGACGCCGACGGCGGCTCGGTGGCGGTCGAGATCAAGCGTCGCGGCGAGATCGACGGCGTGGAGCAGCTGACCCGCTACCTGGAGCTGCTCAACCGCGACCCGCTGCTCGCCCCCGTGCAGGGCGTCTTCGCCGCGCAGCTGATCAAACCGCAGGCCCGCACCCTGGCCGAGGACCGGGGCATCCGCTGCCTCACCCTCGACTACGACGCGCTGCGCGGCACCGAATCGGACGACCTCCGCCTCTTCTGA
- a CDS encoding NUDIX domain-containing protein encodes MERLSTRQVYRNNWMTVREDDIRRPDGSPGIYGVVDKPDYALVIPLDGDRLHLVEQYRYPLGLRRWEFPQGTAPDLAEVDPLELAARELREETGLVAGALEDLGQLDVAPGMSSQRGRVYLATQLVEGPHEREHEEQDMRTAWFSRAEFEKMIARGEITDAQSIAAYGLLLLRERG; translated from the coding sequence ATCGAACGGCTCAGCACCCGCCAGGTGTACCGGAACAACTGGATGACGGTCCGTGAGGACGACATCCGCCGGCCGGACGGCTCGCCGGGCATCTACGGCGTCGTCGACAAGCCCGACTACGCACTGGTGATCCCCCTGGACGGCGATCGTCTGCACCTCGTCGAGCAGTACCGGTACCCGCTCGGCCTGCGACGCTGGGAGTTCCCGCAGGGGACGGCGCCGGATCTGGCGGAGGTGGACCCGCTGGAGCTGGCGGCGCGGGAACTGCGGGAGGAGACCGGGTTGGTGGCCGGGGCGCTGGAGGACCTGGGCCAGCTCGACGTGGCGCCGGGGATGTCGAGCCAACGGGGGCGGGTGTACCTGGCGACGCAGCTGGTCGAGGGGCCGCACGAGCGGGAGCACGAGGAGCAGGACATGCGGACGGCCTGGTTCTCGCGGGCCGAGTTCGAGAAGATGATCGCACGCGGGGAGATCACGGACGCCCAGTCCATCGCCGCGTACGGGCTGTTGCTGCTGAGGGAGCGCGGTTAG
- a CDS encoding enoyl-CoA hydratase-related protein, producing the protein MAEYEHILVKRDDATVTITMNRAARRNSLSEDHLAELLAAFEETASTDATGIVLAGAGPVFSAGHDFGDVAARDHAGVRRLLTLCTRLMRTMESVPQVVVARVHGLATAAGCQLVASCDLAVAARSAGFALPGGKGGWFCHTPAVPVARAIGRKRLMELALTGDAIDAATALEWGLVNRVVPDDELDAAVAELLARATRGSRASKALGKQTLYAQLDRPEADAYAIAVEVMAAASQTPAAREGMASFLEKRKPDWPE; encoded by the coding sequence ATGGCCGAGTACGAGCACATCCTGGTCAAGCGCGACGACGCGACGGTCACGATCACGATGAACCGGGCGGCGCGCAGGAACTCCCTGTCCGAAGACCACCTGGCCGAGCTGCTGGCCGCGTTCGAGGAGACGGCGTCCACCGATGCGACGGGCATCGTCCTGGCCGGGGCCGGTCCGGTGTTCTCGGCGGGGCACGACTTCGGCGACGTGGCGGCCCGCGACCACGCCGGCGTGCGCCGGTTGCTGACGCTGTGCACGCGGTTGATGCGCACGATGGAGTCGGTGCCGCAGGTGGTCGTCGCACGGGTGCACGGACTGGCCACGGCGGCGGGGTGCCAGCTGGTGGCGTCGTGTGACCTGGCGGTGGCGGCGCGGTCGGCGGGTTTCGCGTTGCCCGGTGGGAAGGGCGGGTGGTTCTGCCACACGCCGGCCGTGCCGGTGGCGCGGGCGATCGGGCGGAAGCGCCTGATGGAGCTGGCGCTGACCGGTGACGCCATCGACGCGGCGACGGCCCTGGAGTGGGGCCTGGTGAACCGGGTCGTGCCGGACGACGAACTGGACGCGGCGGTGGCCGAGCTGCTGGCCAGGGCCACGCGCGGCAGCCGGGCCAGCAAGGCGCTCGGCAAGCAGACCTTGTACGCGCAGCTGGACCGCCCCGAGGCGGATGCCTACGCCATCGCGGTCGAGGTGATGGCCGCGGCCTCGCAGACGCCCGCCGCACGGGAGGGCATGGCCTCGTTCCTGGAGAAGCGGAAGCCGGACTGGCCGGAATAG
- a CDS encoding IclR family transcriptional regulator domain-containing protein → MSREDPDVIDSVEKAFRLLQAFSAERPAMTVSEAAAATGFTRATARRILLTLERLGFAEVDDRRFRLTAGVLRLGYGYLAALPFWEHAQPHMRELADELRESCSMATLDGPEIVYVVRVPASRSMTITLNVGSRLPAYSTSMGRVLLAALPEADLRSYLDTVELRKLTPNTITDPAELRAELNRVAEQGFAVVDGEREEGVRSAAAPVRGSGGRTLAALNVSVNAARVSLDELRTRFVPRLLETAEAITHDIQGLH, encoded by the coding sequence GTGTCGAGAGAGGACCCCGACGTCATCGACTCGGTGGAGAAGGCCTTCCGGCTGCTGCAGGCGTTTTCCGCCGAGCGTCCCGCCATGACGGTGAGCGAGGCGGCCGCGGCCACCGGTTTCACCCGCGCCACAGCGCGCCGCATCCTGCTGACCCTCGAACGCCTCGGGTTCGCCGAGGTCGACGACCGCCGCTTCCGCCTCACCGCCGGTGTCCTGCGGCTCGGCTACGGCTACCTGGCCGCCCTGCCGTTCTGGGAGCACGCCCAGCCGCACATGCGCGAGCTGGCCGACGAGCTCCGCGAGTCCTGCTCGATGGCCACTTTGGACGGTCCGGAGATCGTGTACGTGGTGCGCGTGCCCGCCTCCCGGTCGATGACCATCACGCTCAACGTCGGCTCCCGCCTGCCCGCGTACTCGACGTCGATGGGCCGGGTCCTCCTCGCCGCGCTGCCGGAGGCCGATCTGCGGTCCTATCTGGACACCGTCGAACTGCGGAAGCTCACGCCCAACACCATCACCGACCCCGCCGAGCTGCGCGCGGAACTGAACCGGGTCGCCGAACAGGGGTTCGCCGTCGTCGACGGGGAACGCGAGGAGGGCGTCCGGTCCGCGGCGGCGCCGGTGCGCGGGTCGGGCGGGCGGACGCTGGCCGCGCTGAACGTGTCCGTCAACGCGGCCCGCGTGTCGCTGGACGAGCTCCGCACCCGGTTCGTGCCCCGGCTGCTGGAGACCGCCGAGGCCATCACCCACGACATCCAGGGCCTGCACTAG
- a CDS encoding amidohydrolase family protein: MTDPRNPGPDPDPHAPAVPLPAGSCDSHCHIFGPTAKFPYAEDRTFTPPEAPKEDLQALHRLLGFDRAVIVQSACHGSDHAALLDALETGGGRYRGVALIRPTTPADEVKRLHEAGVRGARLHFTPHLGPAPSPETIGAIVGLIRPFGWHIALHVAGNGIAEHADLVRSLGVRVVIDHMARVDLRQGLDSEAVRALLRLLETGSVWVKLSGADRIATAPPGMADSAALGRLLATEAPERVVWGTDFPHPNTHGFVPNDGDLADLIAEIAPDEAARKRLLVTNPTQCFFAED, from the coding sequence ATGACCGACCCGCGCAACCCCGGCCCGGACCCCGACCCGCACGCGCCCGCGGTGCCGCTGCCCGCCGGCAGCTGCGACTCGCACTGCCACATCTTCGGGCCCACGGCGAAGTTCCCCTACGCCGAAGACCGGACGTTCACCCCGCCCGAGGCGCCCAAGGAGGACCTCCAGGCGCTGCACCGGCTCCTCGGGTTCGACCGCGCGGTGATCGTGCAGTCCGCCTGTCACGGCAGCGATCACGCGGCGCTGCTCGACGCGCTCGAGACCGGCGGGGGCCGGTATCGCGGGGTCGCGCTGATCCGCCCGACCACGCCCGCCGACGAGGTGAAGCGCCTGCACGAAGCCGGTGTCCGCGGCGCTCGTCTGCACTTCACCCCGCACCTCGGCCCCGCGCCGTCACCGGAGACGATCGGCGCGATCGTCGGCCTGATCCGGCCGTTCGGCTGGCACATCGCCCTGCACGTGGCCGGCAACGGGATCGCCGAGCACGCGGACCTGGTCCGGTCGCTGGGCGTGCGGGTGGTGATCGACCACATGGCGCGCGTCGACCTCCGGCAGGGGCTGGACAGCGAAGCGGTGCGGGCTCTGCTGCGGTTGCTGGAGACCGGTTCGGTGTGGGTCAAGCTCAGCGGTGCCGACCGGATCGCGACCGCGCCGCCGGGCATGGCCGACTCCGCGGCGCTGGGGCGGTTGCTGGCCACCGAGGCGCCGGAGCGGGTGGTGTGGGGGACGGATTTCCCGCACCCGAACACGCACGGTTTCGTGCCCAACGACGGTGACCTGGCCGACCTGATCGCGGAAATCGCGCCGGACGAGGCCGCGCGGAAGCGGTTGCTCGTCACCAACCCGACGCAGTGCTTCTTCGCGGAGGACTAG